TTGCTTGCGCTTGATATGGGAAGTCTGATAGCCGGAACAAAGTACCGCGGTGAATTTGAAGAACGTCTAAAGGGAATTTTGCAAGATATTGAGAAAAGCGAAGGGCAGATCATCCTTTTTATTGACGAGGTCCATACCTTAATTGGAGCCGGGGCGACCGAAGGCGCAATGGATGCTGCCAACTTGCTAAAACCGGCCCTGGCGCGCGGCACGCTGCATTGCATCGGCGCCACAACGCTGAATGAATACCAAAAGCATATTGAAAAAGATGCAGCCTTGGAGCGCCGCTTCCAGCCTATTATGGTCAATGAGCCAAGCTTGGAAGATTCCATTGCCATTTTGCGCGGCCTGCGCGAGCGCTATGAGATTTATCATGGCGTACGCATTACGGAATCAGCCATTCATGCAGCTGTCTTTCTATCTTATCGTTATATTACAGACCGCCGGTTGCCGGACAAAGCCATCGACCTTATCGACGAAGCCGCCAGCCTTATTCGCATGCAATTAGGCAGCCGTCCCCTTCCCATTGATAATAAAGAGCGGGAGCTGGCCAGCTTGATTGTCGAACAAGAGGCCATGCGCCGCGAAAATACGCCATTGGCCAAAAGCGAGGCCGAAAAATTAGAAGGACGCATTGCGCAAATTAAAGAAGAGCTCAATGTCCTGCGCCAGCAATGGGACCAGGAAAAAAAGATCATTGAATCTTTGAAAGAAAAGAAAGACAAGCTTGAAAAGCTTCGCTTCCAAGAAGAGGAAGCCGAGCGCAAAGCGGACTACAACAAGGTAGCAGAGCTGCGCTATAGCGTTATTCCTCATCTGCAAAAGGAAATCGAGGAAGCGCAAAAGCAATTGAACGAAAAGCCCAATCGCCTTTTACAAGAAGAAGTCGATGAGCACCTGATTGCACAAATCGTCTCGAAATGGACGGGCATTCCCGTTCATAAGATGCTTGAGGGAGAGGCCGAGCGTCTGCTTCACCTGGAAAAAGACCTCGAAAAACGCGTCGTCGGACAAGACATGGCTGTTGCAGCGGTCAGCGAAGCGATCCGCCGCTCGCGCTCCGGCCTTAGCGATCCCAACCGCCCAATGGGAGCCTTCCTTTTCTTAGGCCCAACAGGTGTGGGAAAAACCGAATTGGCCAAAGCCCTGGCTTTCCAGCTCTTCAATCAGGAAGAGGCTTTAATCCGCTTAGATATGTCAGAGTACATGGAAAAGCATACCGTTTCCAAACTAATCGGCTCTCCTCCAGGGTACATTGGCTATGAGGAAGGCGGCCAGTTAACAGAAGCGCTTAGACGCCGTCCTTATGCCGTCGTTCTATTTGATGAAATAGAAAAGGCGCATCATGACGTATTCAATATCCTGCTTCAAGTTTTTGACGACGGACGCCTAACGGATAGCAAAGGGCGAGTAGTCAATTGCAAAAATGCCCTCTTCATCATGACATCCAATTTGGGGTCCGACCGCTTATTGGACCTGATTGAGAAAAAACGCCATGATTTGACAAAAGATGAGATCATGGTTGTGCTGGATCCCGTCATCAAGGCGCATTTCCGCCCTGAATTTATCAACCGTTTAGATGATATACTTCCCTTCTTGCCGCTACGGGAAGAAGATATGGAGAAAATTGTTACCATCCAACTCAACCTTTTGGCCAAACGGCTCCATAGCCGTGACGTTACCCTTACCTGGACGCCAGAAGTCCTGGCCCATTTAGCCAAAGAAGGCTACGATCCGCGCTTTGGCGCTCGCCCCCTCAAACGCTATATCCAACAAGAAGTCATCAATCAGCTTTCTACAGCTATTCTGGAAGGAAAAATTCCTCCGCACAGCCTCGTCAAATTGGATTTCAATAAAGAGAAAATCGCCTTCAAAATTCAACAGCAAAAAGGCTGAAACAAAAACCTGCCAATAGCAATCCCTCATTGCTATTGGCTCGCTTTCCTTTGTCTCGCCTGATTTTCTCAACACAATCTTTAATTATTTTTTTATAAGAACAATTCATTCATCAAAATCAACTATTCAATCATTTGTAAACACATTGACATATCAAAATAATAAAATTTCACAAAAATAAACATTAAAAATGCCTATTCCCAATTTAAAAACATTATCTATTCATACTTTTTTGGAACAATTTTCGAACGAATTGAGCCCTAAAGAAAAAAAACAATGCGAACGAATTTCTTCTTATCATCTAGATCCATTAATAAATGAATACATGTGCAAAGTTATCTTAGAACAAAATAGATGTCTGGCACTCTTACCCTATTTTTCCAATAATTACATGACAGCGATTCCTTCTATTAAAGAGCTATCTAGAAACGGGCTTGCATCTGCTCAGATAACTTCCATCGTTTTAAAGGCCTTTCCCCATCTTAAAAGACTAGATTTATCAAAAACAGATATTCGCGGCTTAGATCAACTGGATCAATCTCAAGTAGAGGAATTATCGCTTGCAGAATGCGGGCATTTGCCTGTTGAAGAATTGGCAAAAATTAAAAATAAATTTCCCCGTCTTAAGACACTCGATCTTTCCGGCACCCCATTGACCAGTTTAGAGGGATTGGAACTCGAGCAACTTGAAGAAATCAATCTGACAGGATGCAGGCAGCTTCCCGCGGCAGAATTTAATAAAATTAAGGCTAAATTTCCCCATTTAAAGAAAATCACCCTGGATAGTACGCTTATTTCCAATTTAGATGGCTTGGCATTAGCGAATCTAAAGGAATTAAACTTATTTGGATGCACCGCGCTCTTTTCTGAAGAGTTTAAAAAGCTTAAAGATCTTTGTCCTCAGCTAATTAGTCTGAATATAGGATGGACAACTTTAGCAAGCTTGGACGGCCTTGCGCTCCCCAATCTGAAAGAATTAACTCTGTATGCGTGCAGCCAACTGGTATCCGCAGAATTTCTTAACATTAAGGACAAATGCCCGCAACTGAAAAAACTCGATCTGCAGGGCACATCAATCAACAGTTTACAAGGCTTGCCTCCCCTTCTGGAAGAAGTAAATCTATCTCATTGCACAAGCATTCCAGCTGAAGCCTTTCTGGAACTGAGAGACAGAATGAGTCATTTGAAAAAACTTCTTCTAACCCATACCAGTATTAACAGCTTGGACGGCTTACCTTCAGTAGAAGAATTAACTTTGGATAATTGCTCTTTTCTATCCCAGAGGGAATTTTCCAAAATTAAAAATTTCTGTCCTTGCTTAAGAAGCCTTTCGGTTCGAGCCACAAAAATTAATCATTTAGACTCATGGCCTTTGTTAGTAAACTTAAATCTTCGGGAATGCCCTTATCTACCGGAGGATGAATTTCTCCGTATAAAGGCAAACTATCCTTGTCTTAAAAATCTTAATCTTGCCTCTACCCGAATCGAAAGTTTGGACAACGTGCCTCCACTTGAGGAGTTAATTTTGGAGTACTGCGGCTGGATGCCGAGAAGGGAATATCTCAAAATTAAGAACTTATGCCCAACTCTAAAAATCTTAAACGTCAAAGGAACTCAGATCCACAGCTTAGAAGGATTAGCTCTTCCCCTGCTTGAAGAACTGACCTTGGCGGACTGCAAAGAACTGCCTAGCACAGAATTCCTCAAACTTCCAAGCAAATGTCCGCGTCTTAAAAAGCTCGATGTTGCTAGGACTGAAATTGATAGCGTACAAGGATTAAATCTTCTTGAGCTTGAGGAATTATTTCTTTGTAGTTACATGATGCCCCCAGAAGAGGTGCTTAAACTTAAAGAGAATCTTTCGCTTAAAAAAATCCAATTTGAAAATGGTTGTTATTGGATTAAGCCTTTTTCTGAATGGATCGTAAGAAGATAACTATCGAATTCATGATGGCCTATTCGAGATTGTTTTCCCTTAGAGGAATTTTAAAAGCGGTCGAATGACGTTTTAATAATTTTCGATAATAGGCCGCTTCCTATCCCCTCTCCACTTAAGGCAAAGTAGAGAACCAAAAGCCCGATGCCCCATGCAGGATTTAAAATACCAATTATACAAGCCAGACCTGCTATAACAATATTGGTATAGAGCTTCCAAAAAGAGAAAACCACTTGATTAAGCTTTTTATGTTGAAAAAGTAACAGCAGGGCAAGCAGCGTCAGAACAACGGAAAAAACCAGCATGCCCAAGCCAACTATCAAGCAAAAAATCCCCCCTAAAAAGCATAAAAGACGAAGAGAAAAGGGATTTTGCTGGACGCGGGTTTTAAATTCTCCTTTCTGTTTTTGTTCATAGCCAAAAGAGGAGTTGTTAGAAGATCCTCGCAAGTATTCTTGCGTATCATCGATAATAATAAAGTCCGGACGTTTATAATGGATTTCTTCTTGCCGATCCTGATGACCCTTTCCCTTTTTAAAAGGGTCATTTTCTTGTGGAATAAGGGGAGAATTTGACATATATGTCCCTAATTAAATCTCTTCAGGATTTTATTTACCTAAAGATTGGAAATCAAAGGCTTTTCCATAATTAGATAACGTAAAGCCGATTTAGAAGAAAGGAGTACTAATCAAAAAGTCATCATTTCTATTAAAAATAGGATAACAAATTTGATTAAAGTTAGCGCTTGTTTTCAAATTCACGATGCCTACATTCAAGACGATGTCTCAGTCCGGAAAGAACTCGCCTCTAGGCGATTTTAAAACAAGCGCTTAAGTAATGACAAATCTTTATTTAGAAAGCGATGTCTCTTCATTCTTCTTATAGATTAGCTCTTTTATTTTTTAAAACGGATTTTATTGATCCCATTCAAAGCTGCCACTCGATATCCCTCCGCATAAGTGGGATAGTTAAAGACGTGATCAATAAAATAATCCAAATGAGCATGGAAGCTAATGGCTAGCTGACCAATGTGAATGACTTCCGTTGCATTTCTTCCAATGACGTGAATGCCCAAAATTTCAAGGGTTTCGGCATGAAAGAGAATTTTAAATAAGCCTGTATTACTGCCGGCAATATGGCTTCTCGCAATTTCATAATAATGCGCTCTTCCCACTTCATAGTGAAATCCCCAAGCTTTCAATTCTTCTTCTGTATAACCGCAGCTTGAAATTTCTGGAATTGTATAAATTCCAATGGGATAAAAGGTTGGAAAATGATGGGTTTGGGCTCCACAGGCATGACGTGCAGCTAATCGTCCCTGCTCCATGCTGGTTGAGGCCAAGCAAGGCCCGCCAATCACATCACCAATCGCATAAATATGCGGCACAACAGTTTGAAATAAGGCATTGACAGGAATATATCCCTTGGCATCTACCGTAATTCCCGTATTTTCGATATGCAAGGCTTCTACATTAGCCGTTCTACCTAAGGCATATAATAACACATCTGCTTCTAGAGAAGAGCCGTCTTTAAATTTGACAAACGCTCTATCATTTTTACGGGCTATTTCCACGGGTTCTTTTTTACCCAAAAATTTTAATCCAATGTCCGTCAAGGCCGTTTGCAGGTGAATACCGATTTCCGCATCTAATAGAGGAAGCATGTGCTCTTTGCGGTCGATAACCGTTACTTCCGTTCCCAAGGCGGCAAAATAGCTCGCGTATTCAGATCCAATAATGCCGCCCCCTAAAACAATCATGCTTTTTGGGACTTTGCCGATTCCCAATAAAGTCGTTGAATCTAAGATAACCTGCTGATCAAAAGGCACATCTTTTGGACTGCGTGGATTGGATCCTGTGGCAATAATAAAGACGCTGGCCTTGATTTGATATTTTAAACGGTAATCGTTATCGACAACAATTAATGTATGCTGGTTTTCGAAGCGGGCGGATCCCTGTAAAAGGCGGATTCCGTTCTTCTTAAACTGACGCACAATGATATTTTTTTCTTCGTTGACAACGGATTGCAGGCGAGAATTTAACTCGTCAATCGTCACTTCTGGCAGCACATATTCCTTGCCTTCAAAATGCCTATCGTAAAAGCGGGTCAGATCAACTACAGCTTCTCTAAAGGTCTTAGAAGGAATAGTTCCTGAGAAAAGGCAAGCTCCACCCGGCTCTGATTCCCTTTCAATTACAATAACCTGTTTCCCTAGTTTAGCGGCTTGTATCGCTGCCTTTTGTCCTGCTGGTCCAGAGCCAATGACCACAATATCCGTTGTAATGTCTTCCATAATTTGCCTTTAGCGAAGCTGTGTTATTGTGTATAAATGGGCCTTTACACGTAAAGGTTTCTGCCTGTCTTTTTTCATTTTCTTCTATATGACAGGAACCATACATATACTTTATCTAGATAATTTTTCAATATGGGATTATGAATTATTTTTATCTATTCCCTGTTCCTTTTTTAGTTGATTTTGGATTTTATTCTGTCCCTGCGGATCACTCAACTGGTAAGAGAGTGTATTAACCTGGATTTGGAGTTTTTTCCCCTATGAGAAGTCCCTATTTCATTCATAAGGGTGACATTTGTTTTAAATTTGTTTTAAATATTTAAAAGAGTTATAATATAGATAGGTAATTCTAAATTTCCTTTAGAGAGGGACGCTTATGAAAGTGGACTTCCAAAAAGTTGAGAATATTCTCTCTGACACTCTGCAAAAAATATTCATCGATCATCTATCCGAATTAGCGGCTATTGCCAATTTAATTAATGAACCGGAGACCACTCTGACGAAGAAAATGATAGATGAGATTGTTTCGCGCTTTCAGACCGAGTTAAAGCGATTACAGGAAAAAGATAAAAAATTATATCAAAAGCTCGAACTATCTGCCGAAGACGAGCAACGCTTTAACCTTCCTGCCCAACAATTTACTCAAGATGATTGGCAACGTCTAAAACTATTTAAAGAAAGAATAGACGATTTAAAACGCGAATTATTAGGTGAAAAAGCGCATAATGCCCAAGATGAAAAGCGCATTGAGCAAGAAAGGCGCCGCCATGTTTACAAGCGTTTCAATATTAGAGAAGGCTGGCTCCCTCTCCATTAATCTTTCTCTCTGTTTTTTTTATTTTCTTTATACTTTTAAACTTGTCTATTAAGATCTTTTATGATACATTGCTTATTTTCATTTGTCGATCGCTATTGGAGAAAATATGTCAAAAGTATGTCAAGTTACAGGTAAAAAGCCAGCCCGTGGCTATAAGTATGCCATTCGTGGTATTGCTAAGAAGAAAAAGGGAATTGGTCTTAAAGTGACTGGGAAAACAAAGCGCCGCTTTCAACCCAATTTAACAAAGAAAAGAATTTGGTTTGCCGAAGAAAATCGCTTTGTGACTCTTCGTCTTGCTACATCTGCTTTAAGAACAATTGACCGCTTAGGTGTTGCTACCGTCATCCGTGAAATGCGTGCACGCGGCGAGCAAGTCTAACATTTTGAATCTCAGAGAGAATGCTTCGGCATTCTCTCCTTTATTTCCTTCAAGTTATTTTTTGCAACAGTCTAAATGCCAGCCATTCGACAAGGCTTAGCGTTTGCCCATCTCCTAGCTAAACTCCCCCCTCACTACCTACATTCGCCTTCCTACTAAAAAAAAATCATTTGATTTTATTTAGGCGATAGTTATTTGAAGACCTCAAACGCCTCTCTCAATTTCCATTTCTTTACATCCGATAATATAAACCTGCGTTTGGAGTTTTTTGCCCTTTGGACTGACGTGAAAGCTCTTGCATTTATTCATTTCCGAGGCTTTGACGCAGTCGAAAGGGGTAAAAAAACCCAAACGCAGGTTAGGTAAGGCAATTTGGATAGCAGAGATAGAGCGCGCTTTGACTTTAAAGCTGTTAGCTGACAATTCCGCCAGGATTAATTCCTTCGATAAATAAAACCTCTAGCGCCCCCTCTTGTTTAGCCGCAAGCAGCATCCCTTCACTTTTAATGCCCATTAAGGTGGCTGGCTTAAGATTGGCTACTACAACAATGCGGCGCCCCACTAGAGCTTCTGGTTTATAGAACTCCCCTACACCGGCAACGACAGTCCGCTGCTCAACTCCGATGTCAACTGTCAGTTGAATCAGCTTTTTACTTTTAGGCACGGGCTCGGCTTTGAGAATCATTCCCACACGCAGATCTAATTTACGAAAATCCTCAACATCGATCTGCGGTTTTAAAGGTTCTACAGCCTGCTTAGGAACCGGCTTATTAGCCTGAGACAGCTGATGAAGCTGCTGAATTTTTTGTTCAATAAGGTCATCCTCTACCTTCTGGAAAAGAATGACAGGAGGGAGAATTTCTTGCCCTTCCGGAATCGCTTCCGTTTTTACAAAATTCCAATTCGTACGCTCCAGCTCGTCTTTATAACCGAGCAGGCGCCAAAGCTGGCTAGCGGCCGTCGGAACAATCGGGAAGGAGATCAAAGCCAAAGCCTTCAAGCATTCCGCACAGCAGGCCAGCGTCGTTCGCATACGCTCTCGCGTGTCTTCCTGTTTAGCATCTTGCCAAGGCCGTTTGTTATCAAAATAAACATTTCCCAATTGCGCTAGCTCCATGACAATTTGGCTTGCGCGGCGCACCTTAAATTGTCCATACGCAACAGCAGCTTGATCGATTAACTCTTGAATTTGGCGCAAGAATTCCAAATCCACTGTTTCTAGCTTTCCCAGAGACGGAATGCGGCCATTGCCGTGATTGCGAATAAAAATCAAAATGCGATTGGCCAAGTTGCCATATTTACCGACTAAATCGCTATTGCAGCGCAGCTGGAAGTCTTTCCAGGTAAATTCGCTATCTGAAGTCTCCGGCGCATTGGAGGCAATGGCATAGCGAATTTGATCGCTTGTAAAGTGCTTAAAGAAATCTTCCAGATCAATGTACCATCCATCCGATTTGCTGAATTGCCTCCCCTCTAGATTATAAAATTCATTAGCCGGAAGCTCATCCACTAATTTATAGGGTTGATTCTGCCCCATCACCATGGCAGGAAAAATTGAAGCGTGGAAAGGAATGTTATCTTTGCCGATAAAATTCACAAGCTTGGTTTTCTCATCAAGCCAATAGTCTTTCCATCTATCCGGTTGGTCAATTGTTTGGGCCCACTCTTTTGTAGCCGATATGTAGCCAATCGGAGCATCAAACCAGACGTATAAAACTTTGCCTTGGGCACCCGGAAGCGGCACGGGAATCCCCCAAGCAGAGTCGCGCGTGATAGCGCGGGCATGCAGATTATCAATATAGCCCTTCACAAAGTTAATGACATTGGGTTTCCAATTTTTAGTCGACAACCAGTCTTTCAAGCGCTCCTTAAACTTATCTAGTAAAAGGAACCAATGCTTAGTCGGGCGACGCACTAGAGGAGCCTGAGTCAGTTTGGAGCGAGGATTTTTAAGCTCCGTCGCTTCATAGCTAGCTCCGCAGCGAGGACACTCATCCCCCCTTGCATTCTCAAAACCACAGCGCGGACATGTCCCCACCACATAGCGATCGGCTAAGAACCTTTGGTCTGCTTCAGAATAGAGCTGATCTGTCGTGCGCTCTTCAATAAATCCGTTAGCCAGTAAATCCTTAAAAAATTGATGCGTAGGCTCAACGTGCCCTTCCCATGTCGTCCGCGAATAATGATCAAAAGAAATGTGAAGTTTTTTAAAGAAATCCTTATTGATTTGATGAAAGATATCCACGTGCTCTTTTGGCGTTCTTCCCGCAAGATCTGCACTCAAAGTGATGGCAACGCCATATTCATCCGATCCGCAAATATACAAGACATCATTGCCCATCAATCGCTGGAAACGGGCGTAGCAATCGGCCGGCAAATAAGCTCCTGCAATATGGCCAAAATGAAGGGGGCCGTTGGCATAAGGAAGCGCTGAAGTGATAAGAATTTTTTCGGTCATGAGGATTCCTTCAAGAATTAATCTATCGAACGGGTTTTTGAACAATTAAGACTTCCAGTTCAGTTCCAGGAACAATTTTCCATCCTAGCAACACCTTTGTCTCAATATCAACATAGAGGGGGCCCGGTTTAACGTATATATATTCGGGCTCAATGGCGCGAGGAGAAGGACTTGGACTCGAGAAATCTGTTTGAAAGCCTTCAAGGGAATCGTGAGCATCTCGGATGGCGCGTTGCTGGTCATCATTTAAGCTACCCCAGGAGACATAGTTTCCGGGATAGCGCTTTTGTAGGAAAGTCCAATCTACTTTTACCGTCTCCATCCACGTGACACAGTTTGTAAATATACGCCCCGTCTCGCGACAAAAAGCCGCGCGCTTTAGCTTGAAAATGCGATTATCATATTGGCGAAAATTATACATAAAGCGCAGGACACGTTCAGCGGCAAAATAAGAGAGGTCTGTTGCCCGTCTCAAAGGTAGACCTGTATAGGGGCTGACTCCTTGTCCGCGCTGAGAGATCCACCAACCAAACCAAAAAGCGAAAAAAAGAAGACAAAATGTCAGAATGATTGTAATGGATAAAAGCATAACCCATCCTGACAAATCAGTCATCGCCTACTTCCTTTTACTCTTCATCATCGGGAATAGCGGCAGCCCTATAACGGCGCTTTTCGCTTCGCTCTTCATGGACAACCTCTGAATGAAACTCGCCCTCATGATCTTGGCTTGTTCTTCTTGAAGATACTTCTTTAATTTCATCAAACTGGTCTTTACCTTCTTGAATTTCCTCTAAGATCAACATAGCGCGATTCTGCACTTCAGATTTTACGCGCGCATCCCTTCCGCTTTTGATCATGTTTTCAGCCAAACTAATGGCATAATTAACCAATTCAAAATTGCTTTTAAATTTTTTAGCAAGCATTTCATTTGTAAAATTAATCTTCTTTTCCATTTATTCTCCTTTATACATCTTAGCGGATCTTAGAGACTGTCGTCAAATCGCCAATGGGCTATATTCACGATTACTCCCTCGAAAGAAACCTAAAGGAGCATTGCATATCTTATTCAATATGGTCGGCTTTTTTAGGCTTTTTCCTAGGGAAAAAGAACGTGAATCTAGGCCATTAGGAATTCGGCAGCCCATTAATCGGCACTTTTTAGTTGTGACTAGGCCTCAGCTTCTTTTGCAGACACTCGATGGCACTCGGCAATGACAATGCTGCGCAAAACTTGATAAGCCGTAGCCAGCTCATCATTGACTATCTGATAATCATAATATTGAACCGCATTTAATTCTGCCTGGGCCCAACCAAGGCGTTTCTCGATCAATTCTGGAGTTTCTGTCTTGCGCCCTTCCAATCTCTCTCTTAACACTTCCAAAGAAGGGGGGCGAATGAAAATAAAAACTCCCGGGAAATTCCCTTTTAATTGAAGAGCCCCTTGCGTATCTATGACCAAAACGACATGTTTGCCCTGTCGCTGCTGCTCTTGGATCCATTGGCGAGAAGTGCCATAATAAGTGCCATATAGCTTAACATATTCCAAAAAATCTGCAGCAGCAATTTTTGCTTCAAATTCGGATTCCGAAATAAAATGATAATGCTTACCCGGCACCTCGCCCGTCCTTGGCAAGCGCGTCGTATAAGAAATGCTGGCAATAACAGAAGGAAATTCCTCTACCAACATCTGCACCAACGTTGTCTTACCAGTTCCTGCCGGAGCACTCACAATAAAAGCTAAGCCTTCAGAGAGATTTCCCAATAAAGAAGTCATTTTTCTTTACTCAATATTTTGAATTTGTTCGCGGATACGCTCAAGCTCGCTCTTAATATCAATGACCTGCCTAGCAATCTCTAGATCTGACGACTTATTCCCAATTGTATTCACTTCGCGATTAAGCTCTTGGAGAATAAATTCCAGAGTTTTCCCCCCTCCCATGCTAGAGGATTGAGAAAGTTCTTCAAAACGGAGCAGGTGGCAATAAAAACGCGTAATTTCTTCGGTGATATCGATTTTTTCGGCAAATAGCGCAATTTCTCGCAAAATTCTATCTTCATTTTCAACATGCCCGGGCAACAGCTCTTCAAGCCGCGACATCAGCTTTTCTCTATATTTTTTTGTCGCATAAGGAGCTCGCCCTTCAATATCTACCATCCAATGCCGGATCTTTTCAATACGATTTAGAATATCGACTTGAAGCAAAGTCCCTTCTTGCGTTTTCATATGCAAAAAGCCCTTTAATGCTTGGTCAAAAGCATGCTTAAGCGCATGCCGATAAGACTCTTCTTCTTCCCTATTTTCTTCAAAACGCAAGATATCATCCGCTTGAGCTAATAGACTTAATTCAAACTTGCTATCCCCTACCTGCAAATGGTGGGCAATTTGATCCCATGCCTGCTTCATCTGCTTAGCTAAAGCTAGATTAGGAACCACGACAAAAGGCGCTTGACCATCAAAAGAAGCCGTTACTTTGACAGTAATTTGTCCCCTAGAAGCAAACGGAAGCAGCCATTTTTTTATTTCAATATCAAAATGGCTTAATTCTCTTGGAAGAACGACATTGACTTCTAAGAACTTGCGATTTACCGATTGAATCTCTACCGTAAAATGCCCTACATCCGTATTCAAGCTTGCGCGGCCATAGGCAGTCATGCTTCTTAACATAAAAAGATATCGCTATTAAATTGAGATTTAATGAATTATACAAATTTTTTCATTTCAGTCAAGCTTTAAAACCCTTCTTTTTATCGACTTTCGTCGAATGCCTACTGACTTAGATTCGCGTTCTCTTCCCCTAAGGCCAGTTCTCTTAGAAAAAATCGTCTCAACTAAGAGGGTAGGGGTTTAATATGCCCTCTTACTAACCTGAGTTTGGAATCCGCTAATGAATGAAAATTTTGACTATAAAATAATTTTATAAGAAAGAAATAGCAAATAAAAAAATCAACTAAAGTTGTTTATATTAAAAGAGAATTGATTTGAAAGGAAAGCGGGAAGCCCTCGAGGAGGGCAATTTAATCGATAAATTGCCCTCGGGGAAGCGAATGGTTTTATTTTTCAGTTTCTACATCATCGCTTACGCTTTTCACGCCTTCTACGTTTTTAACCATGTATTCAATTTGATTTTTCTCGTTGCTATTTGCAGCTTTTCCTTTAAGAGTAACTTTTCCATCTTTTGTGGTGACTTGAATATTCTTAGCAGAATTGGAAAAATAAGGCGTGCTTCTTAAATTTTGAATAACGCGCGATGTGATGGCTTCATCAGGCACATTGGGCCCTTTATCGCCGCCAAACCAGCTTGACCAGCCACTGCTCTGATCATTAGGACCTCTCTGATCGTTGGGACCTCTTTGATTAGAATACCCCTGTCCATACCCTCTGTTTTGGTATTGGCCTTGGCCGTAACCATATTGGCCTTGACCATATCCCCCCTGCTGACCATAAGGCTGTCCCGGCTGGCCATAAGATTGATAAGGTTGAGAATATCCATATCCTTGCGAAGGATAATTGGCGTTATTGCCATAGGAATAAGGTTCATATTGATAATTTTGCGCAAATGCTAATGAAGCAAAGCTTAAACTTGAAGCTAAGATCAGCGCTTTAAAAGTTTTCATAAAGTTCTCCTAATTTGTTGTTTCTGAAGTTATCCTTTTAAATAGGCTTTTCTTTGAGGGCTCAAA
The nucleotide sequence above comes from Candidatus Protochlamydia phocaeensis. Encoded proteins:
- a CDS encoding BON domain-containing protein — translated: MKTFKALILASSLSFASLAFAQNYQYEPYSYGNNANYPSQGYGYSQPYQSYGQPGQPYGQQGGYGQGQYGYGQGQYQNRGYGQGYSNQRGPNDQRGPNDQSSGWSSWFGGDKGPNVPDEAITSRVIQNLRSTPYFSNSAKNIQVTTKDGKVTLKGKAANSNEKNQIEYMVKNVEGVKSVSDDVETEK
- a CDS encoding YicC/YloC family endoribonuclease, whose protein sequence is MTAYGRASLNTDVGHFTVEIQSVNRKFLEVNVVLPRELSHFDIEIKKWLLPFASRGQITVKVTASFDGQAPFVVVPNLALAKQMKQAWDQIAHHLQVGDSKFELSLLAQADDILRFEENREEEESYRHALKHAFDQALKGFLHMKTQEGTLLQVDILNRIEKIRHWMVDIEGRAPYATKKYREKLMSRLEELLPGHVENEDRILREIALFAEKIDITEEITRFYCHLLRFEELSQSSSMGGGKTLEFILQELNREVNTIGNKSSDLEIARQVIDIKSELERIREQIQNIE
- the gmk gene encoding guanylate kinase, which gives rise to MTSLLGNLSEGLAFIVSAPAGTGKTTLVQMLVEEFPSVIASISYTTRLPRTGEVPGKHYHFISESEFEAKIAAADFLEYVKLYGTYYGTSRQWIQEQQRQGKHVVLVIDTQGALQLKGNFPGVFIFIRPPSLEVLRERLEGRKTETPELIEKRLGWAQAELNAVQYYDYQIVNDELATAYQVLRSIVIAECHRVSAKEAEA
- the metG gene encoding methionine--tRNA ligase — translated: MTEKILITSALPYANGPLHFGHIAGAYLPADCYARFQRLMGNDVLYICGSDEYGVAITLSADLAGRTPKEHVDIFHQINKDFFKKLHISFDHYSRTTWEGHVEPTHQFFKDLLANGFIEERTTDQLYSEADQRFLADRYVVGTCPRCGFENARGDECPRCGASYEATELKNPRSKLTQAPLVRRPTKHWFLLLDKFKERLKDWLSTKNWKPNVINFVKGYIDNLHARAITRDSAWGIPVPLPGAQGKVLYVWFDAPIGYISATKEWAQTIDQPDRWKDYWLDEKTKLVNFIGKDNIPFHASIFPAMVMGQNQPYKLVDELPANEFYNLEGRQFSKSDGWYIDLEDFFKHFTSDQIRYAIASNAPETSDSEFTWKDFQLRCNSDLVGKYGNLANRILIFIRNHGNGRIPSLGKLETVDLEFLRQIQELIDQAAVAYGQFKVRRASQIVMELAQLGNVYFDNKRPWQDAKQEDTRERMRTTLACCAECLKALALISFPIVPTAASQLWRLLGYKDELERTNWNFVKTEAIPEGQEILPPVILFQKVEDDLIEQKIQQLHQLSQANKPVPKQAVEPLKPQIDVEDFRKLDLRVGMILKAEPVPKSKKLIQLTVDIGVEQRTVVAGVGEFYKPEALVGRRIVVVANLKPATLMGIKSEGMLLAAKQEGALEVLFIEGINPGGIVS